The Candidatus Dechloromonas phosphoritropha genome includes a region encoding these proteins:
- a CDS encoding acetyl/propionyl/methylcrotonyl-CoA carboxylase subunit alpha, protein MFKKILIANRGEIACRIIKTAHNMGIATVAVYSEADKDALHVDLADEAVFIGPSASKESYLVMDKIIDACKQTGAEAVHPGYGFLSENAEFSRRLEEEGIKFIGPKHYSVGKMGDKIESKKLALEARVNTIPGYNEAIAGPDEAVKIAQGIGYPVMIKASAGGGGKGLRVAFNDQEAHEGFTSCVNEAKNAFGDDRVFIEKYVLEPRHIEIQVLGDSFGNYVYLNERDCSIQRRHQKVIEEAPSPFVDPVMRKAMGEQAVALARAVQYESAGTVEFVVGADKNFYFLEMNTRLQVEHPVTELITGVDLVELMIRVAYGEKLPLTQDEVRLDGWAMECRINAEDPFRGFLPSTGRLIKFQPPKEIPGQVRVDTGVYEGGEISMFYDSMISKLIVHGATREQAISRMRDALNAFVIRGISSNIPFQAALMQHPRFQSGNFNTGFIAEEYPKGFDASMVPHDDPVLLVSVAAYVYRAYTDRGASVSGQLHGHERMVSDKWCVVRLHRRGNEKHMVIARPILGGYHVEYKGENYEIRSDWKLGESLFNGTCNGEEFTLQVERRKTRYVLFHWGAHASFMVMSARAAELLALMPEKLPPDLSKYLLSPMPGLLREVAVKAGQEVKAGEKLAVIEAMKMENILRADQDCKVKKISAAAGESLAVDQVIIEFE, encoded by the coding sequence ATGTTCAAGAAAATTCTGATCGCGAACCGGGGAGAAATCGCCTGCCGCATCATCAAAACCGCCCACAATATGGGCATCGCCACAGTCGCTGTCTATTCCGAGGCCGACAAGGACGCGCTGCATGTCGATCTGGCTGACGAAGCGGTCTTCATCGGCCCGTCTGCGTCGAAAGAATCCTATCTGGTCATGGACAAGATCATCGACGCCTGCAAGCAGACCGGCGCGGAGGCGGTCCATCCGGGTTATGGCTTCCTGTCCGAGAACGCCGAGTTCTCGCGCCGCCTTGAGGAAGAAGGCATCAAGTTCATCGGCCCGAAGCATTACTCGGTCGGCAAGATGGGCGACAAGATCGAGTCCAAGAAACTGGCGCTCGAAGCCAGGGTCAATACCATCCCGGGGTACAACGAAGCCATTGCCGGTCCGGATGAAGCGGTCAAGATCGCCCAGGGCATCGGCTATCCGGTGATGATCAAGGCGTCTGCCGGCGGTGGTGGCAAGGGCCTGCGTGTCGCTTTCAACGACCAGGAAGCGCACGAAGGTTTTACCTCCTGCGTGAACGAAGCGAAGAACGCCTTCGGCGATGACCGCGTCTTCATTGAAAAATACGTGCTGGAACCACGTCACATCGAAATTCAGGTGCTCGGCGACTCCTTTGGCAACTACGTTTATCTGAACGAGCGTGACTGCTCGATCCAGCGTCGTCACCAGAAGGTCATCGAAGAGGCGCCGTCGCCCTTCGTCGATCCGGTGATGCGCAAGGCCATGGGTGAGCAGGCTGTGGCCCTGGCCCGTGCCGTGCAGTACGAGTCGGCCGGCACGGTCGAGTTCGTCGTCGGCGCCGACAAGAACTTTTACTTCCTGGAAATGAACACTCGCCTGCAGGTGGAGCACCCGGTCACCGAACTGATTACCGGCGTCGATCTGGTCGAACTGATGATCCGCGTTGCTTATGGCGAAAAACTGCCGCTGACGCAGGACGAGGTCCGGCTCGACGGCTGGGCGATGGAATGCCGGATCAATGCCGAAGATCCGTTCCGCGGCTTCCTGCCCTCCACCGGTCGTCTGATCAAGTTCCAGCCACCGAAGGAAATCCCGGGTCAGGTGCGGGTCGACACTGGCGTCTATGAGGGCGGCGAAATCTCGATGTTCTACGACTCGATGATCTCCAAGTTGATCGTCCATGGCGCCACCCGCGAGCAGGCGATTTCGCGCATGCGTGACGCACTGAATGCCTTCGTCATCCGCGGTATTTCCTCGAACATCCCGTTCCAGGCGGCGCTAATGCAGCATCCACGTTTCCAGTCCGGCAATTTCAACACTGGCTTCATTGCCGAGGAATACCCCAAGGGCTTCGATGCCTCGATGGTGCCACACGATGACCCGGTGCTTCTGGTGTCCGTGGCAGCTTACGTCTATCGTGCCTACACCGACCGCGGCGCTTCCGTTTCCGGCCAATTGCATGGGCACGAACGCATGGTCAGCGACAAGTGGTGTGTGGTGCGCCTGCACCGACGTGGTAACGAAAAACATATGGTCATTGCGCGGCCGATCCTGGGTGGTTACCATGTCGAGTACAAGGGTGAGAACTATGAAATACGCTCCGACTGGAAATTGGGCGAGTCGCTGTTCAACGGAACCTGCAACGGTGAGGAATTCACCCTGCAGGTCGAGCGCCGCAAGACCCGGTACGTTCTCTTCCACTGGGGCGCCCACGCCAGCTTCATGGTTATGAGCGCCCGCGCCGCGGAACTGCTCGCTCTGATGCCCGAGAAGCTGCCACCCGACCTCTCCAAGTACCTGCTCTCCCCGATGCCCGGCCTGCTACGCGAAGTGGCGGTCAAGGCCGGTCAGGAGGTCAAGGCCGGTGAGAAACTGGCGGTCATCGAAGCGATGAAAATGGAAAATATCCTGAGGGCAGACCAGGATTGCAAGGTCAAGAAGATCTCTGCTGCCGCCGGCGAAAGCCTGGCGGTCGATCAGGTCATCATCGAGTTCGAATAG
- a CDS encoding IS30 family transposase has product MISLLMPFAASVHTLTTDNGREFAQHERIAKKLDADFFFVHPFASWERGANENMNRPIRQFFPKKLRFDSITPKDIAFTMHRLNHRPRKYLGFRTPHQVFMEQLHSPYSTVALQT; this is encoded by the coding sequence ATGATCTCCTTGCTGATGCCTTTTGCAGCCAGTGTCCATACGCTGACGACCGACAACGGCCGGGAGTTTGCCCAGCATGAGCGGATAGCAAAGAAACTGGATGCGGACTTCTTCTTCGTTCACCCCTTTGCTTCCTGGGAGCGTGGGGCCAACGAGAACATGAACAGACCTATCCGGCAGTTCTTCCCAAAGAAACTGCGCTTCGATTCCATCACCCCCAAGGACATCGCTTTCACCATGCACCGCCTCAATCATCGCCCCAGAAAATACCTCGGCTTCAGAACACCTCACCAGGTCTTCATGGAGCAGTTACACTCGCCTTATAGCACCGTTGCGCTTCAGACTTGA
- a CDS encoding IS5 family transposase (programmed frameshift) gives MVRLWLRDDQFERIASLLPGKASDPGCTAADNRQFVEAVLWIARTGSPWRDLPCPFGPWNSVYQRFARWSRCGVWHRIFTQLAQDADFEEVFIDSTIVRAHQHAAGAPKKNGGQALGRSRGGLSTKIHALVEGLGSLARFRLTGGEAGDSPQALPLLGDLLPDSLSADKAYDTDAIIEHLAANEIQAVIPPKSNRIVQRSFDQHLYKNRNLVERFFCRIKQFRGIATRYDKLAERFASFVALAAAFIWLT, from the exons ATGGTACGTTTGTGGTTGCGTGATGATCAGTTTGAGCGGATAGCGTCCCTGTTGCCGGGTAAAGCCAGCGACCCGGGGTGCACGGCGGCCGATAATCGACAGTTCGTTGAAGCGGTTTTGTGGATTGCTCGCACGGGTAGTCCGTGGCGTGACCTGCCATGCCCATTCGGGCCGTGGAATAGTGTCTATCAACGATTTGCTCGCTGGTCGCGGTGTGGTGTCTGGCATCGCATCTTCACCCAGTTGGCGCAGGACGCAGATTTCGAAGAGGTGTTCATCGACAGCACCATCGTTCGCGCCCATCAACATGCCGCCGGTGCAC CCAAAAAAAACGGTGGCCAGGCGCTTGGGCGATCACGGGGCGGACTGAGCACCAAGATTCACGCCCTGGTTGAAGGCTTGGGGTCACTCGCCCGCTTTCGTCTCACCGGTGGAGAAGCCGGTGACAGCCCTCAAGCGCTGCCCCTGTTGGGCGATCTGTTGCCCGACTCGCTGAGTGCGGACAAAGCCTACGACACAGACGCGATCATCGAGCATCTTGCTGCGAATGAGATTCAAGCGGTCATCCCTCCCAAAAGCAATCGTATTGTCCAGCGTAGTTTCGATCAGCACCTTTACAAAAATCGCAACCTGGTAGAACGCTTCTTCTGCCGGATCAAGCAGTTCCGAGGCATCGCCACGCGCTATGACAAACTCGCCGAACGCTTCGCTTCCTTCGTCGCCCTCGCCGCAGCTTTCATCTGGCTCACGTGA
- a CDS encoding efflux RND transporter periplasmic adaptor subunit produces MKRRVVVVAALLLAACGDRPVEKKGALPTLITITQVNTTALEVSERTLGTLSAVRDPTLSAEIAGKVAKVLARSGEPVKKGQLLAFIDPTDARHQADVDSGEIARLTALLAQQERVVARQSELVQKNFISKNALDDAVAQRDALRSQLASARSRASLSQRNVGKTEVIAPFDGVIEMQIVSSGDYVKLGCVDNQSDR; encoded by the coding sequence ATGAAGCGCCGCGTGGTCGTCGTGGCCGCCCTGTTGCTGGCGGCCTGTGGCGACAGGCCGGTCGAGAAGAAGGGCGCGCTGCCGACACTGATTACCATCACGCAGGTCAACACCACCGCCCTTGAAGTCAGCGAGCGGACGCTCGGCACCTTGAGTGCCGTCAGGGACCCGACACTCAGCGCCGAGATCGCCGGCAAGGTCGCCAAGGTCCTGGCGCGCAGCGGCGAACCCGTGAAGAAGGGACAACTCCTCGCCTTTATCGACCCGACCGACGCGCGACATCAGGCCGACGTCGACTCCGGCGAGATTGCCCGTCTCACCGCCCTCCTGGCGCAACAGGAGCGCGTGGTCGCCCGGCAGAGCGAACTGGTGCAGAAGAATTTCATCTCGAAGAACGCGCTCGATGATGCCGTCGCCCAGCGCGACGCGCTTCGCAGCCAGTTGGCAAGCGCCCGCTCGCGCGCCAGCCTGTCGCAACGCAACGTCGGCAAGACCGAGGTGATCGCGCCATTCGATGGTGTCATCGAGATGCAGATCGTGTCGTCTGGCGACTACGTCAAGCTAGGGTGTGTTGACAATCAATCCGATAGATGA
- the lysA gene encoding diaminopimelate decarboxylase — MSQFTVRNGVLHAESVALLAIAEQFGTPAYVYSRAALEAALQEFLDVLNGHPAGQGALVCYAAKANSNLAILNLFSRMGAGFDIVSGGELRRALAAGADPRKVVFSGVGKTAAEMKMALDAGIFCFNVESAPELERLNEIAGQCGKRAPVSLRVNPNVDPKTHPYISTGLKEAKFGVAYEGALALYRRAAALPNIEVAGIDCHIGSQLLDPAPFIEALDRILALIDQLAAEGISIRHLDLGGGLGIKYKDNQVEPTVASYLTPLLDKLAGRNLRVVLEPGRRLVGNAGLLLTRVEYLKPGEDKNFAIIDAAMNDLLRPALYEAWHDIVPVTPRAGAGRAYDVVGPVCESGDFLGLARPLNIQPGDLLAVMSAGAYGMAMSSNYNTRPRAVEVMVDGDRVHRIRRREAVDDLYAGEQLLPA, encoded by the coding sequence ATGAGTCAATTCACCGTCAGAAATGGCGTCCTGCACGCCGAATCCGTCGCCCTTCTCGCGATTGCAGAGCAATTCGGCACGCCGGCCTACGTCTATTCCCGCGCTGCGCTCGAAGCCGCGCTGCAGGAGTTTCTCGACGTCCTCAATGGCCATCCGGCCGGCCAGGGAGCGCTTGTCTGCTACGCGGCCAAGGCCAATTCGAACCTTGCCATCCTCAACCTGTTCTCACGCATGGGGGCCGGCTTCGACATCGTTTCCGGCGGCGAGCTGCGGCGCGCCCTGGCGGCCGGTGCCGATCCGCGGAAGGTCGTCTTCTCGGGTGTGGGCAAGACGGCTGCCGAAATGAAGATGGCGCTCGATGCCGGCATTTTCTGCTTCAACGTCGAATCCGCCCCGGAACTGGAACGCCTGAACGAAATCGCCGGTCAGTGCGGAAAGAGGGCGCCGGTCAGCCTGCGCGTCAATCCCAACGTCGACCCGAAGACCCACCCGTACATCTCGACCGGGCTCAAGGAAGCCAAGTTCGGCGTCGCCTATGAAGGCGCGCTGGCGCTCTACCGCCGCGCCGCCGCCTTGCCGAATATCGAAGTCGCCGGCATCGACTGCCACATCGGTTCGCAACTGCTCGATCCGGCACCTTTCATTGAGGCGCTCGACCGCATTCTGGCGCTGATCGACCAGCTGGCCGCGGAAGGCATCTCTATCCGCCACCTCGACCTCGGCGGCGGTCTCGGCATCAAATACAAGGATAACCAGGTCGAGCCGACAGTGGCTTCCTATCTGACGCCGTTGCTCGACAAACTGGCTGGCCGCAACCTGCGGGTGGTCCTCGAGCCTGGTCGCCGCCTGGTTGGCAATGCCGGCCTGTTGCTGACCCGTGTCGAATACCTCAAACCCGGCGAAGACAAGAATTTTGCGATCATTGACGCTGCGATGAACGACCTGCTGCGCCCCGCGCTCTACGAAGCCTGGCACGACATCGTGCCGGTAACGCCGCGGGCGGGAGCGGGGCGCGCCTACGACGTGGTCGGCCCGGTCTGCGAGTCCGGCGACTTTCTCGGCCTCGCCCGCCCGTTGAACATCCAACCGGGTGACCTGCTCGCCGTGATGTCGGCTGGCGCCTACGGCATGGCGATGAGCTCCAACTACAACACCCGGCCGCGGGCGGTCGAGGTCATGGTCGACGGCGACCGGGTGCACCGGATCCGGCGGCGCGAAGCCGTGGACGACCTCTATGCCGGCGAACAGCTTCTACCGGCATGA